In Eleutherodactylus coqui strain aEleCoq1 chromosome 4, aEleCoq1.hap1, whole genome shotgun sequence, the following are encoded in one genomic region:
- the RPP30 gene encoding ribonuclease P protein subunit p30 has product MAVFVDLNITNCKEVKKLQSMIEMAAHLGYSAVAINHVAEFGKKKAEIVKPIATKDLFPSPPTVQGKSTPIKILTRLTIVASDPSHCNVLRSSSPITKLYDIVAIYPDTEKLFHTACTATDVDIICINVTEKYPFFFKRPPLNAAVERGIFFELIYTPAIKDSTLRRYTISNALSLMEVCKGKNIIISSGAEKPLELRGPYDVATLGLLFGLSERSAKSALSTNCRAALLHGETRKTAFGITYTVKKPRDDEEQESAEPPSKKAKKE; this is encoded by the exons TTGGCTACTCCGCAGTTGCCATTAACCATGTAGCAGAGTTTGGAAAAAAGAAAGCG GAAATTGTGAAACCTATAGCTACTAAGGATCTGTTCCCATCACCGCCTACCGTACAG GGTAAATCAACACCCATCAAAATTCTTACAAGGCTGACAATTGTGGCATCGGATCCATCCCATTGTAATGTACTG AGATCCAGCTCTCCTATAACGAAGCTGTATGATATTGTGGCCATCTATCCCGACACAGAGAAGTTGTTCCAT ACTGCGTGCACCGCCACCGATGTTGATATAATATGCATCAATGTGACCGAAAAGTATCCATTTTTCTTCAAGAGGCCGCCTCTAAATGCT GCAGTCGAGAGAGGCATATTTTTTGAGTTGATTTATACACCAGCAATCAAAGATTCCACGTTAAGAAGATATACAATTTCTAATGCACTCAGCTTAATGGAAGTCTGCAAAGGAAAA AACATAATCATATCTAGTGGTGCCGAGAAG CCGTTGGAGCTGAGAGGTCCATATGACGTTGCCACTTT AGGCTTGCTGTTCGGGTTGTCTGAAAGATCTGCCAAGTCTGCGCTGTCTACCAACTGTCGAGCTGCCCTACTACATGGTG AAACCAGAAAGACTGCTTTTGgcatcacttatacagtgaagaAACCACGAGATGATGAAGAACAGGAATCTGCGGAACCGCCGTCCAAGAAGGCAAAAAAGGAGTAA